A stretch of Schistocerca americana isolate TAMUIC-IGC-003095 chromosome 3, iqSchAmer2.1, whole genome shotgun sequence DNA encodes these proteins:
- the LOC124607176 gene encoding uncharacterized protein LOC124607176 isoform X4, whose amino-acid sequence MSCSRVPIPASTLALLLLVLVATTVLPPPAEAGFFFGRRQQSPALSWWPQRSRVAPATTATTTGAPPASDQPGSKAMLNSMPSFKSCPYGQQRGHDGKCRRQIFG is encoded by the coding sequence ATGAGCTGCAGTCGTGTGCCTATCCCCGCGTCGAcgctggcgctgctgctgctggtgctggtggCCACGACGGTGCTGCCGCCACCGGCAGAGGCGGGCTTCTTCTTCGGCAGACGGCAGCAGAGCCCGGCGCTCAGTTGGTGGCCGCAGCGTTCGCGGGTGGCTCctgccaccaccgccaccaccaccggcGCACCCCCCGCGTCCGACCAGCCCGGGAGTAAGGCCATGCTGAACTCGATGCCCAGCTTCAAGTCCTGCCCCTACGGCCAGCAGCGCGGACACGACGGCAAATGCCGGAGACAGATCTTTGGATAG
- the LOC124607176 gene encoding uncharacterized protein LOC124607176 isoform X2 yields the protein MSESDQRLESVGDMSCSRVPIPASTLALLLLVLVATTVLPPPAEAGFFFGRRQQSPALSWWPQRSRVAPATTATTTGAPPASDQPGSKAMLNSMPSFKSCPYGQQRGHDGKCRRQIFG from the coding sequence TGTGGGCGACATGAGCTGCAGTCGTGTGCCTATCCCCGCGTCGAcgctggcgctgctgctgctggtgctggtggCCACGACGGTGCTGCCGCCACCGGCAGAGGCGGGCTTCTTCTTCGGCAGACGGCAGCAGAGCCCGGCGCTCAGTTGGTGGCCGCAGCGTTCGCGGGTGGCTCctgccaccaccgccaccaccaccggcGCACCCCCCGCGTCCGACCAGCCCGGGAGTAAGGCCATGCTGAACTCGATGCCCAGCTTCAAGTCCTGCCCCTACGGCCAGCAGCGCGGACACGACGGCAAATGCCGGAGACAGATCTTTGGATAG
- the LOC124607176 gene encoding uncharacterized protein LOC124607176 isoform X1, which translates to MQHPRVSVACMICLLALVPQTLTSPDQLLHIFISVVEAVSGRPRSNGTGCNSPRNESDDALMEEFLELVRNVSEVAVVLDDEGRRPRQEPPNTADSGNETESGLLDRSLVNATPTLKTCPPGQQRDRLGKCRTAIPSAKVWAT; encoded by the exons ATGCAGCACCCACGCGTATCGGTGGCGTGTATGATTTGTCTTCTTGCGCTGGTTCCCCAGACGCTGACGTCACCGGACCAGCTTCTCCACATATTCATCAGCGTGGTGGAGGCGGTCTCAGGTAGGCCGCGATCGAATGGCACCGGCTGCAACTCTCCGCGTAATGAGTCCGACGACGCGCTTATGGAAGAGTTCCTCGAGCTCGTAAGAAACGTCTCGGAGGTGGCGGTCGTTCTCGATGACGAAGGACGCCGACCACGTCAGGAGCCTCCGAATACTGCAGATTCCGGAAATGAAACGGAATCTGGCCTTCTGGATAGGTCGCTGGTAAACGCGACACCGACGCTGAAGACATGTCCTCCTGGTCAGCAACGCGACCGGCTGGGCAAGTGCAGGACCGCGATACCTTCCGCTAAAG TGTGGGCGACATGA
- the LOC124607176 gene encoding uncharacterized protein LOC124607176 isoform X3 — translation MDVGDMSCSRVPIPASTLALLLLVLVATTVLPPPAEAGFFFGRRQQSPALSWWPQRSRVAPATTATTTGAPPASDQPGSKAMLNSMPSFKSCPYGQQRGHDGKCRRQIFG, via the exons ATGGA TGTGGGCGACATGAGCTGCAGTCGTGTGCCTATCCCCGCGTCGAcgctggcgctgctgctgctggtgctggtggCCACGACGGTGCTGCCGCCACCGGCAGAGGCGGGCTTCTTCTTCGGCAGACGGCAGCAGAGCCCGGCGCTCAGTTGGTGGCCGCAGCGTTCGCGGGTGGCTCctgccaccaccgccaccaccaccggcGCACCCCCCGCGTCCGACCAGCCCGGGAGTAAGGCCATGCTGAACTCGATGCCCAGCTTCAAGTCCTGCCCCTACGGCCAGCAGCGCGGACACGACGGCAAATGCCGGAGACAGATCTTTGGATAG